From one Mycobacterium lentiflavum genomic stretch:
- a CDS encoding MinD/ParA family ATP-binding protein: protein MITPDKEEPSKGWRLALLKVSGGLINVGESSDERTVRGLKTAIGANLRGTYTVVVLGGKGGSGKTAMTVAAASEFARTRHDQVVAVDADPAQAANLAARVDPKASSLRAINEDLNLHGYADVGALTGHNKAGLDVVASPRHGGARGEGLTSLEFVKGHTRLQRFYSVLFVDCGVDLEHEIMKGVFERADAVLMVASAVADGAEGASTNFEWLRDEGYHQLLSRTVLVINHIRPPRNRKDRKETAKLVATLREHFGNWVKNDRIIEVPFDPHIASAGEIDLRRVSPKTARAVLKTAAALATGFSTAADAR, encoded by the coding sequence TTGATCACCCCTGACAAGGAGGAGCCATCCAAGGGATGGCGCCTGGCGCTGCTCAAAGTTTCTGGTGGGCTCATCAACGTCGGTGAGTCCAGCGACGAGCGCACAGTGCGCGGCCTCAAGACTGCGATCGGGGCCAATCTGCGGGGTACGTACACCGTCGTGGTACTCGGGGGCAAGGGCGGGTCGGGGAAAACCGCGATGACCGTGGCCGCCGCCAGCGAATTTGCTCGCACCCGTCACGACCAAGTGGTCGCCGTCGATGCCGATCCGGCCCAGGCCGCAAATTTGGCTGCCCGTGTCGATCCCAAAGCGTCATCGCTGCGCGCGATCAACGAAGACCTGAACCTTCATGGCTACGCCGATGTGGGGGCCCTGACCGGTCACAACAAAGCTGGTTTAGACGTGGTGGCTTCCCCGCGCCATGGAGGCGCACGCGGGGAGGGGTTGACTTCGCTCGAGTTCGTCAAAGGCCATACGCGCCTACAGCGTTTCTACAGTGTGCTTTTCGTTGACTGCGGCGTCGATCTCGAACACGAGATAATGAAGGGGGTGTTCGAACGCGCTGATGCGGTGCTGATGGTGGCCTCGGCCGTGGCGGACGGCGCCGAAGGCGCGAGCACAAATTTCGAGTGGTTGCGCGACGAAGGCTATCACCAGCTCTTGTCGCGAACGGTGTTGGTGATCAACCACATTCGCCCGCCGCGCAATCGAAAGGATCGCAAGGAGACGGCCAAACTTGTCGCCACACTCAGGGAGCATTTCGGGAACTGGGTCAAAAACGATCGCATTATCGAGGTGCCGTTTGACCCCCACATCGCCTCGGCGGGCGAGATAGACCTTCGACGGGTCAGCCCGAAGACCGCCCGCGCGGTACTG
- a CDS encoding ESX secretion-associated protein EspG encodes MAAALCGVAQLPPALKIRPIGAVQATIADHPGMEVLKEAGILRGGEVDPSVSSWVRTLGRPDVEIDVTITRPETRPDRLEGPPVVFAAPEDPIEAAEALAQWYAARPAQRVVTLCRRDNAWVAAARLWRPGQDTSDEVVVSPLGKREIAHVVVDTLGPAEPAQFHGINSEATVLNTVLGAWQANPAIDVIAGLVEVGLSVPQARLVEAVADRGTTRAVIAAAEFSISGPARAPMAVTVADTLVGRVVVSNSIGPDGRQWTTLLPGADHAIHTAVLELLETLPSGRRWATHQRT; translated from the coding sequence TTGGCAGCCGCGCTTTGCGGTGTGGCGCAATTGCCGCCCGCCCTCAAGATCCGGCCCATCGGGGCGGTGCAGGCCACGATCGCCGATCACCCCGGCATGGAGGTGCTCAAGGAGGCGGGAATACTTCGGGGCGGCGAGGTTGACCCGAGCGTGTCCTCGTGGGTGAGGACACTAGGGCGTCCCGACGTCGAGATCGACGTGACGATTACCCGACCGGAGACGCGCCCGGATCGCCTTGAAGGCCCCCCAGTGGTCTTCGCCGCCCCGGAGGACCCCATTGAGGCCGCCGAGGCGCTGGCGCAGTGGTACGCCGCGCGGCCTGCCCAGCGTGTTGTCACGTTGTGTCGGCGCGACAATGCGTGGGTGGCTGCCGCGCGGCTATGGCGACCGGGCCAAGACACTAGCGATGAGGTTGTCGTCAGCCCGCTGGGTAAGAGGGAGATCGCGCATGTCGTCGTCGACACGCTCGGGCCGGCCGAGCCGGCCCAATTCCACGGCATCAATAGCGAAGCGACCGTACTCAATACAGTTCTGGGCGCCTGGCAGGCCAACCCCGCGATCGACGTCATCGCCGGCCTGGTAGAGGTTGGCCTTTCAGTTCCCCAGGCGCGGCTAGTCGAAGCGGTCGCCGATCGGGGCACGACCCGCGCGGTCATCGCCGCGGCCGAATTCTCTATCAGTGGGCCGGCGCGGGCGCCAATGGCGGTGACCGTGGCCGACACCTTGGTCGGCCGCGTCGTGGTTAGTAACAGCATCGGTCCTGACGGCAGGCAATGGACCACGTTGCTGCCCGGCGCCGACCACGCGATCCACACAGCTGTGCTCGAGCTGCTTGAAACTTTGCCCTCTGGCCGCCGCTGGGCTACTCATCAGCGGACCTAA
- a CDS encoding WXG100 family type VII secretion target translates to MDSMRYDHAMMADHVSAQAQLVAHMNDLRSRAMGTINQVASVWTQHGSDAAQVAMHEIDQAFQAVFHTIEDHGRKVGQASTNALGTDHAVQAGFRGL, encoded by the coding sequence ATGGATTCAATGCGTTACGACCACGCGATGATGGCCGATCACGTTTCGGCGCAGGCACAGTTGGTCGCCCACATGAACGACCTGCGCAGCCGCGCTATGGGGACGATCAACCAGGTTGCCTCAGTCTGGACGCAGCACGGTTCTGACGCTGCCCAGGTCGCCATGCACGAGATCGATCAGGCGTTCCAGGCGGTGTTTCACACTATCGAGGACCATGGGCGCAAGGTGGGGCAAGCGTCGACGAACGCGCTGGGCACCGATCACGCGGTCCAGGCCGGTTTCCGGGGCTTGTGA
- a CDS encoding PPE domain-containing protein, producing MYWGIPPEINAFRLTRMGAGPMAHVPQITAYTAAAVTHFEQGVQQQVTATVTAPVFQGFGGMGMLDSATPMAAWQQAAAVHAETAAATIQAGLSAYGAAVSATIPHEVVVANRIREATLEATNILGINTPAIGEANAEYGEYWAQNAGAMVGYMGAMAPVVSALAVPLPALPDMSNPLGPAAGLAGLAGEGVGAGVQALGAGVSAGGGMVSAGSGIGTGVATGISSGVFNGTGAGVQAAGSPTGGQTPAPQPATAGTTAGQGLPAATSLGQGVTSTAPQGKAPLLQAGQGGQPPLGESGQSLLGQLTQAPTEMMSSLSSPLESVGQLPSSAAGQLSGLMGPLSALTGGMSGGLGGPPGGGAPGLSAASAPWSGLSGANGGFAGGGSPVAAALTKPSAGGLGGPVGVPGGWWANVPDGADVGEQPAAGLRSGAAAGRGAMAPGMYGPMAATGRSGRGSEYAAVGEQDKTITLPASAHVAPVLTSEGVVHVGQGG from the coding sequence ATGTATTGGGGTATTCCACCGGAAATCAATGCTTTTCGGTTGACCAGGATGGGCGCAGGTCCGATGGCGCACGTCCCACAGATCACCGCGTACACGGCTGCTGCGGTCACCCATTTTGAGCAAGGCGTGCAGCAGCAGGTGACCGCGACGGTGACCGCGCCGGTTTTTCAGGGCTTTGGCGGAATGGGGATGCTCGACAGTGCCACACCGATGGCGGCCTGGCAGCAGGCCGCGGCGGTGCACGCGGAGACCGCGGCGGCCACCATCCAGGCCGGGTTGAGCGCCTACGGTGCGGCCGTCTCGGCGACCATTCCTCATGAAGTGGTGGTGGCCAACCGGATCCGCGAGGCCACCTTGGAGGCGACGAACATACTGGGGATCAACACCCCAGCGATCGGCGAAGCGAACGCCGAATACGGCGAATATTGGGCGCAGAACGCCGGGGCCATGGTCGGCTACATGGGCGCGATGGCCCCCGTGGTGAGCGCGCTCGCCGTCCCGTTGCCGGCGTTACCGGATATGAGCAATCCGCTGGGGCCGGCGGCCGGCTTGGCAGGGCTGGCCGGCGAAGGGGTTGGTGCTGGCGTGCAGGCCTTGGGCGCGGGCGTGAGCGCCGGTGGAGGAATGGTGTCGGCGGGCAGCGGGATCGGCACAGGCGTGGCTACTGGGATCTCGAGCGGCGTGTTCAACGGCACGGGAGCAGGTGTGCAGGCCGCGGGTTCGCCCACTGGAGGACAAACTCCGGCACCGCAGCCAGCTACCGCCGGCACAACCGCGGGGCAGGGCCTGCCCGCGGCGACAAGCCTCGGACAGGGTGTCACGAGCACTGCCCCGCAAGGCAAAGCTCCACTGCTGCAGGCGGGTCAAGGCGGGCAGCCTCCCTTGGGCGAGTCCGGACAGTCCTTGTTGGGCCAGCTCACCCAGGCCCCAACGGAGATGATGAGTTCGCTGAGCTCTCCTCTGGAATCTGTGGGGCAACTCCCGTCGAGTGCCGCTGGGCAGCTAAGCGGGCTGATGGGCCCGTTGTCTGCGTTGACGGGTGGAATGTCGGGCGGTTTGGGTGGCCCCCCGGGCGGGGGAGCACCGGGGCTCAGCGCCGCCAGTGCACCGTGGTCGGGACTTAGTGGCGCCAACGGCGGGTTCGCCGGAGGCGGCTCACCGGTGGCCGCGGCGCTAACCAAGCCCTCTGCTGGCGGGCTGGGCGGCCCGGTGGGTGTGCCGGGCGGCTGGTGGGCCAACGTGCCTGACGGCGCTGACGTTGGCGAACAACCTGCCGCGGGACTGCGAAGCGGCGCGGCAGCGGGCAGAGGAGCCATGGCTCCCGGAATGTATGGGCCGATGGCAGCAACGGGGCGCTCCGGGCGCGGCAGTGAATATGCCGCTGTCGGCGAGCAGGATAAGACGATCACGCTACCGGCCTCTGCGCATGTAGCGCCGGTGCTCACGTCTGAGGGCGTGGTCCATGTCGGGCAGGGAGGCTAG
- a CDS encoding PE domain-containing protein yields MMFVEAPALAAQAASEGTGGATTAATLAGSAPAMGAVLPMGGEEVSVMFAQAIAAHGAQFLAVGAVGVAQREAFAATVATSAATYTAMDTVGKALLSL; encoded by the coding sequence ATGATGTTTGTTGAAGCACCTGCGCTGGCGGCGCAGGCGGCATCCGAGGGTACGGGCGGGGCGACCACGGCGGCTACTCTTGCCGGTTCGGCACCAGCTATGGGTGCTGTGCTGCCGATGGGCGGCGAGGAAGTGTCGGTCATGTTCGCTCAAGCCATCGCCGCGCACGGCGCGCAGTTCTTGGCGGTAGGTGCTGTGGGCGTAGCCCAGCGCGAGGCGTTCGCCGCCACCGTGGCTACATCGGCCGCCACCTACACCGCCATGGACACCGTCGGCAAGGCGCTGCTGTCGCTCTAA
- a CDS encoding helix-turn-helix domain-containing protein, with protein sequence MSELDPALVLAHAVDQARLEQGLSKHDLARVARVARPTISLLINHGKVPSRAATLDRIGAALGWEAGTCAALLAGQPLPGPRSPASRSAKLVAQRLFEIADEARTAAGAAEQSVLRLKTIEERARAAAQFVLGGSVADEAQI encoded by the coding sequence TTGAGTGAGCTTGACCCCGCGTTAGTGCTAGCCCATGCCGTGGACCAAGCCCGCTTGGAACAGGGGTTGTCCAAACATGACTTGGCGCGTGTGGCCCGCGTGGCGCGGCCGACGATCTCGCTGCTGATCAATCACGGCAAGGTTCCGTCTCGTGCGGCCACGCTGGACAGGATCGGGGCGGCGCTGGGTTGGGAGGCTGGCACGTGTGCGGCGTTGTTGGCCGGGCAGCCCCTACCAGGTCCGCGCTCGCCGGCTTCCCGCTCGGCCAAGCTTGTTGCCCAGCGGCTGTTCGAGATCGCCGACGAGGCGCGCACGGCTGCCGGGGCTGCCGAGCAGTCGGTTCTTCGACTGAAAACCATCGAAGAGCGGGCGCGGGCGGCTGCGCAGTTTGTGCTCGGCGGTTCAGTAGCTGATGAGGCTCAGATCTGA
- the eccCb gene encoding type VII secretion protein EccCb, protein MHVKRDGAYDEEGFFAVPDTLDTASAVAFARKMARYHADSRVTQSSTAAASKVVDLYEILGHPDPGNIDVEEAWAATRLGPPLQDDEGELRWGREWMRFPIGIDPRNGQPVALDLKETHEFEGMGHHVVVVGTTGSGKSVFLTALITSACLTHSPDSLKVAVFDFKGSALAHLVAGFPHTVAAMSNLRNDRLWIVRMEDVLLGEMERRKSWLDRAGVSDIAEYEYLRIHKKEKLRPMPHLLLVVDEFTQMFAEHDGAKAVMDEVGRQGRSQGLRLVMGSQRLGHQMQGGIMSNIPVRVALRTVGDTDSHELLGSDEANHLPKKPAGAGLLKVGANKTLTRFQTAFVLKSYVPPQRAAADAARQEAGYLEPQEFQAVGMPALQLARVADGEQTKVPEPRAIIGADGRTVKQVQATVDYLNGLNLPALQPMWLPPLQPLPADELVRRLRGQPWDVDYGSSQDELSRLMFPVGIEDRPRDHRQLVYAPNLAEGNCAVVGMGQSGKTVAIATMISGAALLYHPRRLQLYVIALSGPDLNVVAGLPHVGGFAREVDPEQVKRIIAEMLALIDQREQAFTKLGLTLTKLRERKFGGVPGEVPQDPFGDVFLVIDGWPTFVKNWELLIPDVERILAKGPDVGVHAIVSTSGWVANKFPSGMTKLFTSNVELKLGDNDDTTVNNGKVARDVPFGERKVFLDNEDDTGGEVEQVDVVKIRGRGTTMDGYHFQAGLPEITVQGRRVDVAAAVEMIHGIAGPDSAAARVRMLPKTVGIDEVFAQWEQREHGPGGANRAGVVPFGISEIGLEPAVANFAATPHLLFTGRPECGLSSGLATVAQAVMRVYGPEQAQIYVVDPHNELLRVVEGDHLGAYAFREDQVRALGDSLGALMTERMPLIDQSQQELAAGTRRWSGPEIFVFIDREETLASWDSGGFVPGTGYPLGPLTRFIARGKEVGLHLVVSRRIAQWGRTQTNPIIGELLKAKAPTVVMDGDADEGPIVGHTKAMPADPGRGLYVTDRVVAPVQIAFPASTH, encoded by the coding sequence TTGCACGTCAAGCGCGACGGGGCCTACGACGAGGAGGGGTTTTTCGCGGTTCCCGACACGTTGGACACAGCGTCCGCGGTCGCGTTTGCACGCAAAATGGCCCGCTACCATGCGGATTCGCGAGTTACGCAAAGCTCAACTGCCGCCGCGTCGAAAGTCGTTGATTTGTATGAGATTCTCGGCCACCCCGATCCGGGCAATATCGATGTGGAGGAGGCCTGGGCGGCGACCCGACTTGGCCCGCCGCTGCAAGACGACGAGGGCGAGTTGCGGTGGGGCCGCGAGTGGATGCGGTTCCCGATCGGTATTGATCCCCGTAACGGGCAGCCTGTGGCACTGGATTTGAAGGAAACCCACGAGTTCGAAGGGATGGGCCATCACGTCGTCGTGGTCGGCACCACCGGTAGTGGTAAGTCGGTGTTTTTGACGGCGTTGATCACCTCGGCGTGTTTGACGCATTCACCAGATTCGCTGAAGGTGGCGGTGTTTGACTTCAAGGGAAGCGCACTGGCCCATTTGGTGGCAGGGTTTCCGCACACCGTGGCGGCGATGAGCAACTTGCGTAACGATCGCCTGTGGATCGTGCGGATGGAAGATGTCCTGCTCGGCGAGATGGAGCGCCGCAAGTCCTGGCTTGACCGGGCTGGCGTCAGTGACATCGCTGAGTACGAGTATTTGCGGATTCACAAAAAAGAGAAGTTGCGGCCCATGCCGCACCTGCTGCTAGTTGTCGATGAGTTCACGCAGATGTTCGCCGAACATGATGGCGCCAAAGCGGTCATGGACGAGGTCGGCCGTCAAGGACGCTCGCAGGGGCTTCGTCTCGTGATGGGGTCACAGCGGCTGGGCCATCAAATGCAGGGCGGCATCATGAGTAACATCCCGGTGCGGGTAGCGCTGCGCACTGTCGGCGACACCGATTCCCACGAGTTGTTGGGGAGCGACGAGGCCAATCATCTGCCCAAAAAGCCCGCTGGCGCGGGGCTTTTGAAGGTAGGCGCGAACAAAACCTTGACGCGGTTTCAGACGGCGTTCGTGCTCAAGAGCTACGTACCGCCCCAGCGGGCGGCAGCGGACGCGGCCAGGCAGGAAGCCGGTTACCTTGAGCCACAAGAGTTTCAGGCGGTTGGTATGCCTGCTCTGCAGTTGGCCCGCGTGGCAGACGGTGAGCAGACCAAAGTTCCCGAACCGCGCGCCATCATTGGCGCCGACGGCCGTACCGTCAAACAGGTACAGGCCACGGTGGATTACCTGAACGGGCTGAATCTTCCTGCACTGCAACCGATGTGGCTGCCGCCGCTGCAGCCGTTGCCTGCCGATGAGCTGGTGCGGCGACTGCGGGGCCAACCGTGGGATGTCGATTATGGCTCGTCCCAAGACGAGCTGTCGAGGCTGATGTTTCCGGTCGGAATCGAAGACAGGCCGCGCGATCACCGCCAGCTTGTGTATGCGCCCAACCTGGCCGAAGGTAACTGCGCGGTCGTTGGTATGGGGCAATCAGGCAAGACGGTGGCCATCGCCACGATGATCTCGGGTGCCGCGTTGCTGTATCACCCTCGGCGCCTTCAGTTGTATGTCATCGCGCTCAGCGGCCCGGATCTCAACGTGGTGGCAGGTTTGCCTCACGTCGGTGGTTTCGCCCGCGAGGTCGACCCCGAGCAGGTCAAACGAATCATCGCCGAGATGCTGGCGCTGATTGATCAACGCGAGCAGGCGTTCACCAAGCTGGGGTTGACGCTAACCAAGCTGCGTGAACGCAAATTTGGCGGCGTGCCCGGTGAGGTGCCTCAGGACCCATTCGGCGATGTGTTTTTGGTCATCGATGGCTGGCCGACGTTCGTGAAGAACTGGGAGCTGTTGATCCCTGATGTGGAACGAATCTTGGCCAAAGGACCTGACGTTGGGGTGCACGCGATCGTGTCGACCAGCGGTTGGGTGGCCAACAAATTCCCGTCAGGAATGACCAAGCTGTTCACCAGCAACGTGGAGCTCAAGCTGGGCGACAACGACGACACCACGGTCAACAATGGGAAAGTGGCGCGCGATGTTCCCTTCGGGGAGAGGAAGGTGTTCCTCGATAACGAAGACGACACCGGCGGCGAGGTCGAGCAGGTCGACGTGGTCAAAATCAGGGGACGCGGCACGACGATGGACGGGTACCATTTTCAGGCCGGGTTACCGGAGATAACGGTGCAAGGGCGGCGCGTCGACGTCGCCGCGGCCGTTGAGATGATTCACGGGATCGCTGGACCCGACAGCGCGGCCGCGCGGGTACGTATGTTGCCCAAAACGGTTGGTATCGACGAGGTTTTCGCGCAATGGGAGCAGCGTGAACATGGGCCGGGCGGCGCCAACCGCGCGGGTGTGGTGCCGTTCGGGATTTCTGAAATCGGTTTGGAGCCGGCGGTCGCGAATTTCGCTGCGACACCGCATTTGCTGTTTACCGGGCGGCCTGAATGCGGACTGTCGAGCGGGTTGGCGACGGTGGCCCAAGCTGTGATGAGGGTGTACGGGCCCGAGCAGGCCCAGATCTATGTCGTCGACCCTCACAATGAGTTGCTGCGCGTGGTCGAAGGTGATCATTTGGGCGCCTACGCTTTCCGAGAAGACCAAGTGCGCGCATTGGGGGACAGTCTGGGGGCTTTGATGACTGAACGGATGCCGCTGATCGATCAAAGCCAGCAGGAGTTGGCCGCGGGGACGCGGCGCTGGAGCGGGCCCGAGATCTTTGTCTTCATCGACCGTGAAGAGACCCTTGCCAGTTGGGACAGTGGTGGCTTCGTGCCGGGTACCGGGTACCCGTTGGGACCGCTGACGCGGTTTATTGCGCGGGGTAAAGAGGTCGGCTTGCACTTGGTTGTGTCGCGGCGCATCGCTCAGTGGGGCCGTACGCAGACCAATCCGATAATCGGGGAGTTGCTCAAGGCCAAAGCGCCGACGGTGGTGATGGACGGGGATGCTGATGAAGGGCCGATTGTTGGCCATACGAAAGCGATGCCAGCTGACCCCGGCCGTGGTCTCTACGTCACTGACCGGGTGGTGGCGCCGGTGCAGATCGCGTTCCCGGCGAGCACGCATTGA